The Setaria italica strain Yugu1 chromosome IX, Setaria_italica_v2.0, whole genome shotgun sequence genome has a window encoding:
- the LOC101754984 gene encoding putrescine hydroxycinnamoyltransferase 3, translated as MKVKITSSKIVKPAYDGGAAPSTGESVPLNVFDRVTYDVYIAVIYAFRPPNPPNAALEQGLARALAVYREWAGRLGDGPDGRPAVLLSDAGARFVEAAVDAPLARSMPFKPSPELLRLHPSIDGGPVEELVQVQLTRFTCGSLVVGFTAHHRVADGQATGNFLVAWGLATRRLPAGPLPVCDRATRFQPRDPPRVEFPHRGTEYHLPAAKRHGGEDVDEEEEIGGAAHDKIKVHKVLFTKEFVARLKARASSSPGPDLPPPPTAQQRRGYSTFESVVGHLWRTVTAARGLGAGEATKLRISVNGRSRMRPPVPREYFGNMVLWAFPVADAGDLVSRPVQHAADLIHRAVSRVDDAYFRSFVDFASSGAAEAEGLAPTADESQVVLCPDLEVDSWLGINFYDVDFGGGCPFYFMPSYLPMEGTMFLLPSFLGDGGIEAYVSLFEGHLEEFKRICYNIA; from the coding sequence ATGAAGGTCAAGATCACGAGCTCCAAGATCGTGAAGCCGGCgtacgacggcggcgcggcgccgagcACCGGCGAGAGCGTGCCGCTGAACGTGTTCGACAGGGTGACGTACGACGTGTACATTGCCGTCATCTACGCGTTCCGGCCGCCCAACCCTCCGAACGCGGCGCTGGAGCAGGGCCTGGCGCGGGCGCTGGCCGTGTATCGGGAGTGGGCGGGCCGGCTCGGCGACGGGCCCGACGGCCGCCCCGCCGTGCTGCTGAGCGACGCGGGGGCGCGGTTCGTCGAGGCCGCCGTGGACGCGCCACTGGCCCGGTCGATGCCGTTCAAGCCCTCGCCGGAGCTGCTGCGGCTGCACCCGAGCATCGACGGCGGCCCCGTGGAGGAGCTGGTGCAGGTGCAGCTCACGCGGTTCACGTGCGGGTCGCTGGTGGTCGGGTTCACGGCGCACCACCGCGTCGCAGACGGCCAGGCCACGGGCAACTTCCTCGTCGCGTGGGGGCTCGCcacgcggcggctgccggcgggGCCTCTCCCCGTCTGCGACCGCGCCACACGGTTCCAGCCGCGGGATCCGCCGCGCGTCGAGTTCCCGCACCGCGGCACGGAGTACCACCTGCCCGCCGCCAAGAGGCATGGCGGCGAGGACgtcgatgaggaggaggagatcggcggcgcggcgcacgaCAAGATCAAGGTCCACAAGGTGCTCTTCACCAAGGAGTTCGTGGCGCGGCTCAAGGCGCgggcctcgtcgtcgccgggcccggacctcccgccgccgccaacggcgCAGCAGCGGCGCGGGTACAGCACATTCGAGAGCGTGGTGGGCCACCTCTGGCGCAcggtgacggcggcgcgcgggctgggcgccggcgaggccacgAAGCTCCGCATCTCCGTCAACGGCCGGTCTCGGATGCGTCCCCCCGTGCCGCGCGAGTACTTCGGCAACATGGTGCTCTGGGCGTTCCcggtcgccgacgccggcgacctCGTGTCCCGGCCCGTCCAGCACGCCGCCGACCTGATCCACCGCGCCGTCTCCCGGGTGGACGACGCCTACTTCCGGTCGTTCGTGGACTTCGCCTCGTCgggcgccgcggaggcggagggcctGGCGCCGACCGCCGACGAGTCGCAGGTGGTGCTGTGCCCGGACCTGGAGGTGGACAGCTGGCTGGGGATCAACTTCTACGACGTGGACTTCGGCGGCGGGTGCCCGTTCTACTTCATGCCGTCGTACCTGCCCATGGAGGGCACCATGTTCCTGCTGCCCTccttcctcggcgacggcggcatcgAGGCGTACGTGTCCCTCTTCGAGGGCCACCTCGAGGAGTTCAAGAGGATATGCTACAATATCGCCTAA